A region from the Coffea eugenioides isolate CCC68of chromosome 9, Ceug_1.0, whole genome shotgun sequence genome encodes:
- the LOC113782885 gene encoding nucleolin-like — protein MRTRNTGATPKKTPPAKKTSLKSQSTPSSAESAALAEAPATSTLPPKSSEARPSPALKGQQTKPVETISAPVTTALPTQEPASAVEGAKATNDGAVQVTGESKPASGTKTTKRVVKRIIRRTVARPASRLKKRSGEAENAIADESKKENDVLDAANRGPVAKGAETAKNDGISLGNIDRPVISEGPNVDKVEGVDEEKIFLHVEESLKNKAEESVTESAPFDQKEQGSTSVDSEHFEDDVPTKPNEKENMIDQQEEQEKLIEDKVENMTEEDKMEEDPKEEMTDFDGLLAEADDDRSEADQEIHDELGQEEFAEDDMIGQGEEALEEERAELNAAAKERKLRKELEIFVGGLDRDVTEEDLKRVFKYAGEVVDVRLHKDPSTNKNKGYAFVRFSTKEEANRALSEMKNPVIRGKRCGTAPSEDNDTLFVGNICNTWTKEAIKDKLKEYGIESVESITLVADPKHEGLSRGFAFLEFSCHAEAMLAYKRLQKPDAIFGHAERTAKVAFAEPLREPDPAVMAQVKSVFVDGLPPYWDEDRVRETFRRFGEIARVMLARNMSTAKRKDFGFVDFTTHEAAVSCVEEVNNMELGDGNSKAKVRARLSNPLPKTQAVKGSMSGGFRIARSSGGTFPRFGRGFGRGGHAFDRPSFQHGRGFYPRGPGRGGRIGSLNDRELDNEYPLHGRQSFAHGGRWGFRPQQGYSGGPLPRRPDMDRSRHGGHGVHDPLRRQPFPPEEGFNEPYFRRHFDDPYYYDDPAHGIKRPYFMTDQDPDYVEPSTRRPRFEYPDASASFHGSRYRGGFEADRGPYRQDYYGSDHGAGAYPSFYGGDRPYGRGYYY, from the exons ATGAGAACTCGAAATACAGGCGCAACACCGAAGAAGACGCCGCCGGCGAAGAAAACATCCTTAAAATCACAATCCACGCCCAGCTCCGCCGAGTCCGCAGCATTGGCTGAAGCTCCGGCGACGTCGACCTTACCACCCAAGTCCTCCGAAGCGAGACCTAGCCCCGCCCTCAAAGGACAGCAAACTAAGCCCGTCGAGACCATAAGCGCTCCCGTAACCACCGCCCTGCCTACGCAGGAACCAGCATCAGCAg TTGAAGGAGCAAAAGCAACGAATGATGGTGCTGTTCAGGTGACAGGGGAAAGTAAACCTGCTTCGGGGACGAAAACTACTAAAAGAGTTGTAAAGAGGATCATAAGAAGAACTGTTGCTAGACCAGCTTCTCGACTGAAGAAAAGGTCTGGGGAAGCTGAAAATGCAATAGCTGATGAATCCAAGAAGGAGAATGATGTCTTAGATGCTGCAAATAGAGGACCAGTGGCAAAGGGTGCTGAGACTGCTAAAAATGATGGAATTAGCCTTGGAAATATTGACAGACCAGTAATAAGCGAAGGACCAAACGTTGACAAAGTTGAGGGAGTTGATGAGGAGAAAATTTTTTTGCATGTTGAAGAGTCATTGAAGAACAAGGCAGAAGAATCAGTCACGGAAAGTGCACCATTTGATCAGAAAGAACAGGGATCGACTTCTGTAGATTCTGAACATTTTGAGGACGATGTACCTACTAAACCAAATGAGAAAGAGAATATGATAGACCAACAAGAGGAGCAGGAGAAACTTATTGAGGATAAAGTGGAGAACATGACTGAGGAAGATAAAATGGAGGAAGACCCCAAAGAAGAGATGACTGACTTTGATGGTCTTTTAGCAGAAGCAGATGATGACAGATCAGAGGCTGATCAAGAGATTCATGATGAACTTGGCCAAGAAGAGTTTGCTGAAGATGACATGATAGGGCAAGGTGAAGAAGCTTTGGAAGAGGAGCGTGCGGAACTAAATGCTGCTGCAAAGGAGCGTAAGTTGAGGAAAGAGCTTGAGATTTTTGTTGGTGGGTTGGATCGTGATGTTACCGAAGAAGATCTTAAGAGGGTGTTTAAATATGCTGGAGAGGTGGTTGATGTCCGCCTACACAAGGATCCCTCCACCAACAAGAATAAGGGTTATGCATTTGTCAGGTTTTCAACTAAGGAAGAAGCAAACCGGGCTTTGTCGGAAATGAAAAACCCTGTT ATACGTGGGAAGCGATGTGGGACTGCTCCAAGTGAGGACAATGATACGTTGTTTGTTGGCAATATTTGCAATACATGGACAAAAGAAGCT ATAAAAGACAAGCTGAAGGAGTATGGCATAGAAAGTGTTGAAAGCATCACTCTTGTGGCAGATCCCAAACACGAAGGGCTGAGTCGCGGTTTTGCATTTCTTGAGTTTTCTTGTCATGCAGAAGCTATGCTGGCATACAAGAGACTTCAAAAGCCTGATGCTATTTTTGGCCATGCTGAGAGAACTGCTAAGGTGGCTTTTGCTGAACCTCTGCGTGAGCCAGACCCAGCAGTGATGGCCCAGGTTAAATCAGTATTTGTTGATGGGCTTCCTCCTTATTGGGATGAAGATCGAGTTAGAGAGACATTTAGACGTTTTGGGGAGATTGCACGTGTAATGCTAGCTCGTAATATGTCTACAGCCAAGAGGAAGGATTTCGGGTTTGTTGATTTCACTACACATGAAGCTGCTGTTTCATGCGTTGAGGAAGTAAACAACATGGAACTGGGTGATGGAAACTCAAAG GCAAAAGTAagagcaagactttcaaatccgTTGCCTAAAACTCAGGCAGTAAAAGGCAGTATGTCTGGAGGTTTTAGAATAGCTCGAAGCAGTGGCGGGACTTTCCCCAGATTTG GAAGGGGTTTTGGTCGAGGTGGTCATGCCTTCGATCGACCAAGCTTCCAGCATGGCAGGGGTTTTTATCCACGTGGACCTGGACGTGGTGGTAGAATTGGTTCTCTAAATGATCGTGAACTTGATAATGAATATCCCTTGCATGGAAGGCAAAGCTTTGCGCATG GAGGAAGGTGGGGTTTCAGGCCTCAACAAGGATATAGTGGAGGTCCGCTGCCACGTCGGCCTGACATGGATAGAAGTAGACATGGTGGCCATGGTGTTCATGATCCACTGAGGAGGCAGCCTTTCCCTCCAGAGGAAGGATTCAATGAGCCATATTTTCGAAGACACTTTGATGACCCCTATTATTATGATGACCCTGCCCATGGAATTAAACGACCGTATTTTATGACA GATCAGGATCCAGATTATGTGGAGCCAAGCACTCGTCGCCCTCGGTTTGAGTATCCTGACGCTTCAGCTTCTTTTCATGGAAGTCGTTACCGAG GTGGGTTTGAAGCTGATCGTGGGCCTTATCGACAAGATTACTATGGCTCTGAT CATGGTGCAGGAGCATATCCATCATTTTATGGAGGTGATCGTCCATATGGACGTGGATATTACTATTAG